The following coding sequences lie in one Sedimentibacter sp. MB35-C1 genomic window:
- a CDS encoding ABC transporter permease: MTRTDNKKIKIGAFLFPLILLALGIGYSFYVVNYPQDKIVSNYVTYSKIFKLLSQHIGLVMASAGAAIVASVPLGIFLTRPKFKRFTNVVVGIVNVGQTVPSLAILALFVSFLGVGFKSGVFALWVYSLLPILNNTLAGILGVDKSILEAAKGMGMTATKILTKIELPIAYPVIMAGIRTAVTINIGTATLAAFIGAGGLGDLIIAGNNINRWQIVILGAVLSALLALLTDYLMSLFEDHLKNI, encoded by the coding sequence ATGACTAGAACGGATAATAAAAAAATAAAAATAGGAGCATTTTTATTTCCTCTAATACTATTAGCTTTGGGTATAGGGTACAGTTTTTATGTTGTTAATTATCCTCAAGATAAAATTGTATCGAATTATGTTACGTATAGTAAAATTTTTAAACTATTAAGCCAGCACATAGGATTGGTAATGGCTTCTGCAGGTGCTGCAATAGTGGCTTCGGTACCGTTGGGTATTTTTCTTACGAGACCTAAATTTAAGCGATTTACAAATGTAGTTGTAGGCATTGTTAATGTTGGGCAGACTGTTCCAAGTTTGGCAATATTAGCGTTGTTTGTTAGTTTTTTAGGCGTAGGGTTTAAATCAGGAGTGTTTGCTCTTTGGGTTTACTCATTGCTGCCTATATTGAACAATACATTAGCAGGAATACTAGGTGTTGACAAATCTATACTTGAAGCTGCGAAAGGTATGGGTATGACAGCAACGAAAATTTTAACAAAAATAGAACTTCCCATAGCATATCCTGTAATTATGGCTGGAATACGTACTGCTGTTACAATAAATATAGGTACTGCCACTCTAGCTGCTTTTATTGGAGCCGGAGGACTGGGAGACTTAATTATCGCAGGCAATAACATAAATAGATGGCAAATTGTAATATTGGGAGCTGTACTTTCAGCATTGCTTGCATTATTGACAGATTATTTAATGAGTTTATTTGAAGATCATTTAAAAAATATATAA
- a CDS encoding spore coat associated protein CotJA, translating into MKTLHINYNDNFVPMVPYMPENPMPGYGYVPYQIDPLYFNNINEAFIHGTLFPELVTPYMEFFQREVQS; encoded by the coding sequence ATGAAAACTTTGCATATAAATTATAATGATAATTTCGTACCAATGGTTCCATATATGCCTGAAAATCCTATGCCAGGTTATGGATACGTACCATATCAAATAGACCCCTTATATTTTAACAATATAAATGAAGCATTCATCCATGGTACATTGTTTCCCGAATTGGTTACTCCTTATATGGAATTCTTTCAAAGAGAGGTGCAATCATGA
- a CDS encoding recombinase family protein codes for MDRVLRVAIYVRLSEEDRNKKKDTDDSDSIQNQKSMLIKYALDKGWEIYKIYSDDDYTGADRNRPDWNELLKDAENRKFDIILCKTQARFTRELELVEKYIHGLFPLWGIRFISVVDNADTDVKGNKKSRQINGLVNEWYLEDLSNDIKSVLTDRRKEGYHIGSFALYGYKKDPDQEGHLIIDEEAAEIVREVFTLFSQGYGKTKIARILNERGIPNPTEYKRQKGLRYKQAVSRNSTLWKYYSISDMLVNEMYIGNMVQGKYGSVSYKTKKNKPRPKELWYRKEGTHEAIIDSHLWDRVQELIKQKTKPFKVGKIGIFAKKAKCMHCGYTLRSVKNHGYYYLQCQNKYVSEDSCIGSFIPVKKLEKLVLDELHKLINEYLDKDEVERKIELNNNFNNQKLKLEKSIALFEKKIEEYSSGIQNLYLDKVKGIITEKQFVEFSRNFTDEKEKYEGLITEHIKQISDINEKMHTGDNRLQIVEQYMNIEKLDRETVEKLIDYILIGKRDEQTKEVPIEIHWNF; via the coding sequence ATTGATAGGGTTTTAAGGGTTGCAATTTACGTCCGTTTATCCGAAGAGGATAGGAATAAAAAAAAGGATACAGATGATAGTGATAGTATACAAAACCAAAAATCAATGCTTATTAAATATGCTCTTGATAAAGGTTGGGAAATCTATAAAATATATAGTGACGATGATTACACCGGCGCAGATAGAAACCGACCAGATTGGAATGAGCTCCTTAAAGACGCAGAAAATCGAAAATTTGATATAATACTATGTAAAACACAAGCAAGGTTTACAAGAGAATTAGAGCTTGTTGAAAAGTATATTCATGGACTCTTTCCGTTATGGGGCATACGCTTTATAAGTGTGGTTGATAATGCAGATACTGATGTGAAGGGCAATAAAAAATCACGCCAGATAAATGGTCTTGTGAATGAGTGGTATTTGGAAGACCTATCTAATGACATTAAAAGTGTGTTAACAGATCGGAGGAAAGAAGGATATCATATTGGTTCATTTGCTTTATACGGGTACAAAAAGGATCCTGATCAAGAGGGGCATCTAATTATTGATGAAGAAGCTGCAGAGATAGTAAGAGAAGTTTTTACTTTATTTTCTCAAGGGTATGGTAAAACAAAAATTGCACGAATTTTAAACGAAAGAGGAATACCTAATCCGACAGAATATAAAAGGCAAAAAGGATTAAGATACAAACAAGCGGTATCAAGAAATAGTACCTTATGGAAATATTATTCTATTTCAGATATGCTAGTTAATGAAATGTACATAGGGAATATGGTACAGGGTAAGTATGGAAGTGTTTCGTATAAAACCAAAAAGAATAAGCCTAGACCAAAAGAACTATGGTATAGGAAAGAAGGAACACATGAAGCTATTATAGATAGTCATCTTTGGGATAGAGTGCAAGAATTAATAAAGCAAAAAACTAAGCCCTTTAAAGTCGGCAAAATTGGTATATTTGCAAAAAAAGCAAAATGTATGCATTGTGGTTATACATTGCGTTCTGTCAAGAATCATGGCTATTACTATCTTCAGTGCCAAAATAAGTACGTTTCTGAGGATTCATGCATAGGTTCTTTTATACCTGTTAAAAAGCTTGAGAAGCTTGTTTTAGACGAACTTCACAAACTAATAAATGAATATCTTGATAAAGATGAAGTCGAAAGGAAAATAGAGTTAAATAATAACTTCAATAATCAAAAATTAAAGCTTGAAAAAAGTATTGCGTTATTTGAAAAAAAGATAGAAGAATATTCTTCTGGTATACAGAATCTATATTTGGATAAGGTAAAAGGTATAATAACAGAAAAGCAGTTTGTAGAATTTTCAAGAAATTTTACAGATGAAAAAGAAAAGTATGAAGGATTGATAACTGAACATATAAAACAGATATCAGATATCAATGAAAAAATGCATACTGGAGATAATCGACTCCAGATTGTAGAACAATACATGAATATAGAAAAGTTAGATAGAGAAACAGTTGAAAAACTAATAGATTATATTTTAATCGGTAAACGCGATGAACAAACAAAAGAAGTACCAATTGAAATACATTGGAATTTTTAA
- a CDS encoding helix-turn-helix domain-containing protein, producing the protein MRLKVVYNKNTKTKSLVNLIEEGLSMIKMRQERIKNRWSQSYVAKKIDITKSAYSNIETQKRKPSYEVLVKLENLYNLSHRDLLQQVPDENILTE; encoded by the coding sequence ATGAGACTTAAAGTCGTATACAATAAGAATACAAAGACTAAAAGTCTGGTTAATTTAATTGAGGAAGGGTTAAGTATGATAAAGATGAGACAAGAACGCATCAAAAATAGGTGGTCACAAAGCTATGTCGCTAAAAAGATAGACATAACAAAATCAGCATATTCCAATATAGAAACACAAAAAAGAAAGCCATCCTATGAAGTTCTTGTCAAACTCGAAAACCTATATAACCTTTCTCACAGGGATCTGCTGCAACAGGTCCCTGATGAAAACATTTTAACAGAATAA
- a CDS encoding manganese catalase family protein: MFIYEKKLQYPVRVSNKDLKMAQAVLNQYGGPDGEASASMNYLTQRFNMPLNETKALLTDIGTEELGHMEMVATLFKKLIKGATRDELIAAGLGGYYANHETCPFLLDSSGVPWDAKYTQAKGEPVADLYNDMAADGATL; this comes from the coding sequence ATGTTTATATATGAAAAAAAGTTACAGTACCCTGTAAGAGTTTCAAATAAAGACTTAAAGATGGCACAGGCTGTCCTTAACCAATACGGTGGTCCTGACGGCGAAGCAAGTGCAAGTATGAATTATCTTACTCAACGATTTAATATGCCTCTAAACGAAACTAAAGCATTACTTACTGATATAGGCACGGAAGAGCTGGGGCATATGGAAATGGTTGCAACTTTATTTAAAAAGTTAATAAAAGGTGCCACCAGAGATGAATTAATAGCAGCAGGACTGGGAGGATACTACGCTAATCATGAAACCTGCCCGTTTTTACTTGATTCATCCGGTGTGCCATGGGATGCAAAATATACACAAGCGAAAGGAGAGCCTGTAGCAGATTTATACAATGATATGGCCGCAGATGGTGCGACTTTGTAA
- a CDS encoding spore coat protein CotJB, which yields MINNGRNINMSNEQRLMLLDIQKLEFAIYDLSLYLDTHPNDPVALHRHKAVTEQLMQILPVYESKFGIMSIMSQETGNTWSYMNSPWPWEM from the coding sequence ATGATTAACAACGGTCGTAATATTAATATGTCAAACGAACAGCGTCTTATGCTTTTAGACATTCAAAAACTGGAGTTCGCTATATATGATTTGTCTCTTTATTTAGACACCCATCCAAATGATCCTGTTGCCCTGCATAGACATAAAGCAGTAACCGAGCAGCTTATGCAGATTCTGCCTGTGTATGAATCGAAATTTGGAATCATGTCGATAATGAGCCAGGAAACTGGCAACACATGGAGCTATATGAACAGTCCATGGCCATGGGAAATGTAA
- a CDS encoding type II toxin-antitoxin system PemK/MazF family toxin, which translates to MKTIMQPDLEKSKIDALSQINKLFSCTNLSCCDDLKRSYNYYAWLTKKTQLIIDEPNYMCNDYDKLNRGSVFWIEFGFNVGNEFGGRHPAIILRKTGNSIFVIPLSSQEPSKIKNYHVKVNRVYGFKNIIRWANVLKLQNVSIQRIDFKSSIGNIKGHVLDDINEALKKSHIF; encoded by the coding sequence TTGAAAACAATTATGCAGCCTGACCTTGAGAAAAGTAAAATAGACGCTCTTTCCCAAATTAACAAGCTATTTTCTTGCACTAATTTATCGTGCTGTGATGATCTCAAACGATCTTATAATTATTATGCATGGTTAACAAAGAAAACACAATTAATTATAGATGAGCCAAATTATATGTGCAATGATTACGATAAATTAAATCGCGGTTCTGTTTTTTGGATAGAATTTGGATTCAATGTTGGCAATGAATTTGGAGGACGCCACCCAGCAATCATCTTACGAAAAACTGGTAATAGCATCTTTGTAATACCATTATCTTCGCAAGAACCATCTAAAATAAAAAATTATCACGTTAAAGTAAATAGAGTATATGGTTTTAAAAATATAATACGTTGGGCTAATGTACTTAAACTTCAAAATGTTAGCATTCAAAGGATTGATTTTAAATCCTCTATTGGTAATATAAAGGGTCATGTTTTAGATGATATAAATGAAGCTTTAAAAAAATCCCATATTTTTTAG
- a CDS encoding ABC transporter permease, whose product MNLIDFFISRLNTILDLTWEHLLMVLIAMAISIILGVLLGVLITYNEKASRLVLNVAEILMTIPSLALFAVLIPIFHIGATPAIIGLVLYTQLPIIRNVYTGIKSINPSIIESAKGMGMSDFKIMYKIKLPLAFSVLIAGVRTAVVMGVGMGAIASYVGAGGLGDYIFQGIQRTNDKMVIIGAIMISLMAIIMDRVLYIVQKKVEVK is encoded by the coding sequence ATGAACTTGATTGATTTTTTTATCAGTCGCCTAAATACTATACTGGATTTAACATGGGAGCACTTGCTGATGGTTCTAATCGCTATGGCGATTTCAATTATCTTGGGTGTTTTATTAGGTGTTTTAATAACATATAACGAAAAAGCTTCTAGGCTTGTTTTAAATGTTGCTGAAATACTTATGACAATTCCAAGTCTGGCGTTATTTGCTGTATTAATACCGATTTTTCATATTGGAGCAACCCCTGCTATTATAGGACTAGTTTTGTACACTCAGCTTCCGATAATAAGGAATGTGTATACAGGAATTAAAAGCATCAATCCATCAATAATAGAATCTGCTAAAGGCATGGGAATGTCTGATTTTAAAATTATGTATAAAATCAAACTTCCGTTAGCTTTTTCGGTACTCATTGCAGGAGTAAGGACAGCGGTTGTTATGGGAGTAGGTATGGGTGCAATAGCGTCTTATGTTGGTGCAGGAGGACTTGGCGATTATATCTTCCAAGGTATTCAGAGGACAAATGATAAAATGGTTATAATAGGAGCAATAATGATTTCATTAATGGCGATTATAATGGACAGAGTACTATATATTGTACAAAAGAAAGTAGAAGTAAAGTAG
- a CDS encoding ABC transporter ATP-binding protein (Members of the family are the ATP-binding subunit of ABC transporters for substrates such as betaine, L-proline or other amino acids, choline, carnitine, etc. The substrate specificity is best determined from the substrate-binding subunit, rather than this subunit, as it interacts with the permease subunit and not with substrate directly.) has product MIKFENITKKYSNSKYPAVDNLNLHIKKGEICILVGPSGCGKTTTMKMINRLIEPTTGNIYINGENIKNQNPVELRRNIGYVIQNIGLFPHMTIAENIATVPKEKKWDKERINKRVDELLELMELNPAIYKNRKPSDLSGGQRQRVGVARALAADPPVMLMDEPFGALDPITRSKLQNEFLHVQDKIKKTIIFVTHDIDEAIKMGDKIVVIRQGKIVQQGTPNDILSSPADEFVENLVGGNRSIKRLNLIRCEEVMHNTLSVNMNTPVAEAIATMKQKDLKTIAITEQDDKLNGFIQLKDIEGKDGLVSDFKKELEVIVEERMPLNDALSEMLRIGQRYIYVTDEKDHLKGWIGINDILNAVSYND; this is encoded by the coding sequence TTGATAAAATTTGAAAATATCACTAAGAAATACTCAAATTCAAAATATCCGGCAGTTGATAACTTAAATCTTCATATTAAAAAAGGAGAAATATGTATACTTGTAGGTCCTTCAGGGTGCGGAAAGACAACTACTATGAAAATGATTAACCGATTAATAGAACCAACAACAGGAAACATTTATATTAACGGTGAAAATATTAAAAACCAAAATCCTGTTGAATTAAGAAGAAATATAGGATATGTAATACAGAATATAGGATTGTTTCCGCATATGACTATTGCAGAAAACATAGCAACTGTTCCTAAAGAGAAAAAGTGGGACAAGGAAAGGATTAATAAACGAGTTGATGAATTGCTTGAACTTATGGAGTTAAATCCGGCAATTTATAAAAACAGAAAGCCTTCCGATTTAAGCGGAGGTCAGAGGCAAAGGGTAGGAGTTGCCAGAGCGCTTGCTGCGGATCCACCCGTAATGTTGATGGACGAGCCATTTGGAGCACTTGACCCTATAACAAGGAGCAAGCTTCAAAATGAATTTTTACACGTCCAAGATAAAATAAAAAAGACTATTATATTTGTAACGCACGATATTGATGAAGCAATAAAAATGGGGGATAAGATTGTTGTAATTAGACAGGGGAAAATAGTGCAGCAGGGAACTCCAAATGATATATTGAGTTCACCTGCAGATGAATTTGTAGAGAATCTTGTAGGAGGAAACCGATCTATTAAGAGGTTAAATCTTATAAGGTGTGAAGAAGTAATGCATAACACCTTAAGTGTTAATATGAATACTCCTGTGGCAGAAGCAATTGCTACTATGAAACAAAAAGATTTAAAAACAATTGCTATAACTGAACAAGATGATAAGTTGAATGGGTTTATACAATTAAAAGATATTGAAGGAAAAGACGGTTTGGTAAGTGATTTTAAGAAAGAGCTGGAAGTTATAGTGGAGGAAAGAATGCCTCTTAATGATGCGCTGTCTGAAATGCTTCGCATAGGGCAAAGATATATATATGTCACAGACGAGAAGGACCATCTAAAAGGGTGGATCGGAATTAATGATATATTGAATGCGGTGAGCTACAATGACTAG
- a CDS encoding argininosuccinate synthase: protein MEKEKVVLAYSGGLDTSIIIPWLKENYNDLDIIACCVNVGQEDDMDLVKSKAIDSGASKVYIENVVNEFVEEYVYKGIKANAAYEGKYLLGTAYARPLIAKKLVETAHREGAKYIAHGCTGKGNDQVRLETAIAALDPSIQIIAPWRIWDITSREEAIDYAEAKNIDLNGITKEKIYSRDQNILHISHEGGMLENPAVEPDFNEILVMTNTVEKAPDAPEYVEIEFNEGIPVKLNGKKLNGEEMLTALNKAGGTNGIGVIDLLENRLVGMKSRGVYETPGGTLLLEAHKYLESFVLEKEATHFKEIIGQKYAELVYNAMWFSGLKDAFDAFIDSTQKKVTGTVKLKLYKGTIKFAGMESDYALYNESISSFSTGDLFDQKDASGFIHLYSLPYKIQALNEMNSKKNITEVTYSFKE, encoded by the coding sequence ATGGAAAAGGAAAAAGTAGTATTAGCATATTCTGGAGGATTGGATACATCGATTATTATTCCTTGGTTAAAGGAAAATTACAATGACTTAGATATCATTGCTTGTTGTGTTAATGTAGGACAGGAAGATGATATGGATCTTGTAAAAAGCAAGGCGATTGATTCGGGAGCTAGTAAAGTCTATATTGAAAATGTAGTTAATGAATTTGTTGAAGAGTATGTGTATAAAGGAATCAAGGCAAATGCTGCATATGAAGGTAAATATCTTTTAGGAACTGCCTATGCACGACCTTTGATTGCTAAGAAGCTTGTGGAAACAGCTCATAGGGAAGGAGCTAAATATATAGCGCATGGATGTACAGGTAAAGGCAATGATCAGGTCCGCCTTGAAACAGCAATAGCTGCATTAGACCCGTCGATTCAAATTATAGCACCTTGGCGTATATGGGATATAACTTCAAGGGAAGAAGCTATAGATTATGCAGAAGCTAAGAATATTGACCTAAATGGTATTACTAAAGAGAAAATATATTCAAGGGATCAGAATATTCTACACATCAGCCATGAAGGTGGAATGCTTGAAAATCCTGCAGTTGAACCTGACTTCAATGAAATCCTTGTTATGACTAATACTGTTGAAAAAGCACCGGACGCACCTGAGTATGTTGAAATAGAATTTAATGAAGGTATACCTGTTAAATTAAATGGTAAAAAATTAAACGGTGAAGAGATGCTCACTGCATTGAATAAGGCAGGAGGAACTAATGGAATAGGAGTAATAGATTTGCTTGAAAATCGTCTTGTTGGAATGAAGTCAAGAGGAGTTTATGAAACACCGGGAGGAACTTTGTTGCTGGAAGCTCATAAATATTTGGAAAGCTTTGTTTTGGAGAAGGAAGCTACGCACTTTAAAGAAATAATAGGTCAAAAATATGCCGAGCTTGTATATAATGCTATGTGGTTTTCAGGATTAAAAGATGCCTTTGATGCATTTATAGATTCTACTCAGAAAAAAGTAACAGGAACAGTTAAGTTAAAATTATACAAAGGAACAATTAAGTTTGCGGGAATGGAATCTGACTATGCTTTATATAATGAATCAATTTCGTCATTCTCTACTGGGGACTTGTTTGATCAGAAAGATGCTTCCGGATTTATTCACTTGTACAGTCTGCCATATAAAATTCAGGCTTTAAATGAAATGAACAGCAAAAAAAATATTACTGAAGTAACTTATAGTTTTAAGGAATAA
- a CDS encoding IS3 family transposase (programmed frameshift) encodes MSKNGIRYTDEFKQQIVDLYNSGSSVACLSSEYGVATVTIYKWIKQLSPVKVTGNEELTAKDYQSMKKRIAELEIENEILKKGYRHIRKKTIKEVVAFIENYKSKYPVKLICKALKFPRSTYYKALVNIPSKRQLEMAKLKAEIKQIWTESKSRYGAPKIHNILTSRGIKVSLKRVQRYMSAMDIKSIVVKKFRYHSEKVTSDDKENILNRDFKTISINQKWCTDITYIYTIKNGWTYLASVMDFHSKKIIGYAYGTSMTAKLAVKAVKNACMNVSDTKGIILHSDLGTQYTSRLFEDYLSSKEIIHSFSRKGNPYDNACIESFHSILKKEEVNHHRYFDFNVARKAIFEYIESWYNRKRIHGAINYMTPQAAHEAA; translated from the exons ATGTCCAAAAATGGTATCCGTTATACGGATGAATTTAAACAACAGATAGTAGATTTGTATAATTCAGGAAGCTCAGTAGCTTGCCTGAGCAGTGAATATGGCGTGGCAACAGTAACGATATATAAATGGATTAAGCAATTAAGTCCAGTCAAGGTCACTGGTAATGAGGAATTGACTGCTAAGGATTACCAATCAATGAAAAAACGCATTGCAGAGCTTGAGATAGAGAATGAAATATTAAAAAAAG GCTACCGCCATATTCGCAAGAAAACAATAAAAGAAGTCGTTGCTTTTATTGAAAATTACAAATCAAAATATCCTGTAAAACTTATATGCAAAGCCTTAAAATTTCCGAGAAGCACATATTACAAGGCTTTAGTTAATATACCTTCTAAACGTCAGCTTGAAATGGCAAAACTAAAAGCTGAGATTAAACAAATCTGGACAGAAAGCAAATCCAGGTATGGAGCTCCAAAAATCCATAATATCTTAACCAGTCGTGGCATAAAAGTAAGCCTTAAGCGTGTTCAGAGATATATGAGTGCAATGGACATTAAATCCATAGTTGTTAAAAAATTTCGTTATCACTCAGAAAAAGTTACATCAGATGACAAAGAAAATATCTTGAACAGAGACTTTAAAACAATTAGCATCAACCAAAAATGGTGCACTGATATCACCTACATTTATACCATTAAAAATGGCTGGACTTATTTAGCTTCAGTCATGGATTTCCATAGCAAGAAGATTATCGGTTACGCATACGGAACTTCAATGACAGCTAAATTAGCTGTAAAAGCTGTTAAAAATGCCTGCATGAATGTTAGTGATACAAAAGGCATTATTCTGCACAGCGATTTAGGTACACAGTACACAAGCCGTTTATTTGAAGACTATTTATCCTCAAAAGAAATTATTCATTCCTTTAGTAGGAAAGGTAACCCATATGATAATGCATGCATTGAGTCTTTCCATTCTATACTTAAAAAGGAAGAAGTAAACCATCACAGATACTTTGATTTCAATGTTGCCCGCAAGGCAATATTTGAATATATCGAATCCTGGTACAACCGTAAAAGGATTCATGGTGCTATAAATTATATGACTCCACAGGCTGCTCATGAAGCTGCCTGA
- a CDS encoding helix-turn-helix domain-containing protein, whose translation MFDANIFAERLQLLRKKANVSQKILSDHIGVSYHTISKIENKQRAASIEVITAIAEYFDVSLDYLTGRTDLPDITDKNKGLDITPEESELLEEFRLLNKYEQNIIVGKISEILYNKNIENRNMEMSEEIAEVDFKDRVNK comes from the coding sequence ATGTTTGATGCTAATATCTTTGCCGAAAGATTACAATTACTAAGGAAAAAAGCTAATGTAAGCCAAAAAATTTTATCCGATCACATCGGGGTTTCTTATCACACAATAAGTAAAATTGAAAATAAGCAACGTGCTGCTTCAATAGAAGTAATTACTGCCATTGCTGAATATTTCGATGTCTCTCTTGACTATTTAACAGGCCGAACAGACCTTCCTGATATTACAGATAAAAATAAAGGACTTGATATTACTCCGGAAGAATCCGAATTGCTTGAAGAATTTAGGCTTTTAAATAAATATGAACAAAACATCATAGTAGGGAAAATCTCCGAGATTCTTTACAATAAAAACATTGAAAACAGAAACATGGAAATGTCTGAAGAAATTGCAGAAGTAGATTTTAAAGATAGGGTTAACAAATAA